The following DNA comes from Methanosarcina vacuolata Z-761.
TTAGATATTTTTACCTTGTATATAATGTGCTTAAGTTTAAGCACATGTATCGATATCAAGCGAGATTTATGTGCTTAAAAATGCGGAACTAAGGTTACTAACCACTACAAATAGTTAGAATTTTAATCAAAAAATTTTTGATATTTTTCAGTTTTCTAGTGATAGTATACCAGTAGCAGGCGAAATATCAAATTCTCCAAAAAACATATATGATATTCTTCGAATAACATGCCCCAAAAATGAAAGTACTTGAGAGCACTTTCATACCAAATGAGCATATTATATTAAAAAATATATCACAATGCAACATATAAAAATAAGTGGGACATTTATACATGAATCTATATCGAAACTCACAATTTGATTTTTGAACCTCAAATTTGGAACAGTTAGTCGAATATATGATCATGGAAAATGAGCCTGAAAATTCTTGATGATTCAGTATAAAACAGATTTTAGGATAGAGTCGTAAAACCGATACATAATAAAGTGAAAATTATCATATAGACTGTCTTAAATATAAACTCGATTCTACAATTGAGATATTATATTTGACTATAAGGTTAATCTGTAGTAAAAATGGCTTGAGTTTTGAGACCGCTTGAGAAGAGATGTTCCATATCCTGATACGGTTTGATAAATTTAAATATGTACAAAGTATATATTAATTATGAAATTTTTTAACATAGCTGTTGGGACAACAAATCTGCTTCATAATAAATGTGAATACAGATCGAGGTGTGCTGGGTATAAAGATGATTCTTACACATGTACAAAAACATTGGATAAAAACTACTGTGGAATCTATAATCATTTTTTACAGGAAACCTCTGAAATCTTAAATACAGAACTATAATAAAATTATTCAGAGTTATTAGGTTACGCTGACAAACTTCTGTTTTTTGTTTTGCTGTGAATTAAACAGTAAAATATCAAACTGAAGAACAGGAGCTTTATTCCCTTTTATCTATTTGAAGGTCATTATTTTAAATGCGGTCTAAGTAACTGACTGTTCAAGGAGTTATTAAACCCGAAAAACTTAAGAAAAATCAATAAAAGTTGACGAAACATTATTTTACGAAAAAGAATAATGAAGCACCTTATGCTCACCCTTGGGATAGTAAATACCTACGATAAAATCAAAGTTCTAGATGCGCATTATCGGGCAATAGCAAGAGCTGCTCCGATCTGCCATGCTTTTGGATTCCACCTCGCTCTTTACGATTTTCCTTTCAAGATGACCGCAGAAGAACTGGTAGCTTATGTGATGGAAAAAACCACAATAGGAGAATCGGGAAGTTATCTCAAAATCCTTTATGAAAAAAACCACCTGTCAGTATCCGATCTTCCAAAAAAAGGGTTTGCTTCCCAGTTTGGGGAAATCGTAATCACTACCTCAAAACCTGATCTCAAAAGACAGGTTCTGCCCATAAAGATTGCCGAAGAAGCTCTTCGAAACCGTTCATTTCTGTTTCTTGTAGGGCTCGGGCACAAAGGGCTTCCAAAAGAGCTTTTCGAGAGAGGAAAATACCATCTTGACATTACCTGCAAAGGGCTTTCTCTTGAGACCTGTACTGCCATAGGGGCGATTCCGGCTCACCTCTCTGGGCTTATGGCAAATTTGGAAGCTAAAAAATAAACACATACTAATTTTTTTAAAGGTTGAAAATTGGGGTTTATTCCAATCGTTTAATCAAAAAATTTAACTCAATTAAAAAAATTTCAAGCGTATCTAAAAGAAATTCCGGAATCAATATATATTACGATTGACAATTAATACTTGTTGTGGAGAACAACGCATGCTGCGCTGTCATGGGGTTTTTAGCCCATAGGAAATAGAATTCTGGCCCGCTTTCAGGTTTTATCCAGAACAATTGAGGTTCTGGACCTTATTGCAGGAGTTTGTCCACAGGGACTTAGAGAATGACGTTGATTGAATTTCCCTGAAGGGACTGGGAATTCTAACCTGCATTCAATTGCCGCTCCCGAAAAGGCTGAAAACTTTTACCTGAATTGCATGGCCCTCAAATCCGCAAGGACTACTATGACCCACATTTAAGCGCAGGTTTTGAAGAGACAGGAGGAAATTTTATGAGTGAATTAATGCACGAACACAGAAAAAGAAAAGAATATGGACGTAAGCACCAGGAAAATGGTTATCATGCCGTTGTAAAAGGCTGTACCGACAACCTGGACTCAGATGAACTAGACCTTTACCGCTTTATGATAGGCGGGGTGCAGGGTAAATAACCTGCAAAACCTTTTTTTATTTCTCGTTCCTACAAAAGAAGCATGTACGACGTATATGCGGTCCGTGAAGATTTCCCTGTTCTTAAAGAAGTCGTGTACCTTGACAGTACGGCAACTACTCAAACTCCGATACCTGCAGTTGAAGCTATGGTAGAGTACTTTTACAGGTATGCTGGAAATCACGGGAGAGGTGCTCATCGTCTGGCCAGGGAGGCTACAAACCGCTATGAAGATGCAAGGGAAACAGTTGCGCATTTTCTTAATTCTGAGCCTTCAAAGACCGTTCTTACGAAAAATACCACTGAAGGAATCA
Coding sequences within:
- a CDS encoding DUF531 domain-containing protein — translated: MKHLMLTLGIVNTYDKIKVLDAHYRAIARAAPICHAFGFHLALYDFPFKMTAEELVAYVMEKTTIGESGSYLKILYEKNHLSVSDLPKKGFASQFGEIVITTSKPDLKRQVLPIKIAEEALRNRSFLFLVGLGHKGLPKELFERGKYHLDITCKGLSLETCTAIGAIPAHLSGLMANLEAKK